The following coding sequences are from one Leishmania braziliensis MHOM/BR/75/M2904 complete genome, chromosome 36 window:
- a CDS encoding putative prolyl oligopeptidase produces MKSLYPTARRAAVTYQLHGCTIHEPYNYLEEPSNAETKEFVRQQNDAFETYMKSSHETRTKIAERVTAMLNYARTSNPSLHASKYYYHYNTGLQNQSVIMQATSLRDDKPSVFLDPNTLSADGTTALKAHAWSENEEMFAYSLSDKGSDWQYIHVLNAKTRERLPDKLNWSKFSDISWWRNEGFFYQRYPELSEEVDKGAETDLSQNQYVCFHKVGTAQSEDVVILQVPEHPQWILASKVTDDQEYLVISAMDGCEPHNLIWIAKLPASYGDLQRPLAFNKVVNTFVGEYRYLGNEGKTFYMTSTKEAPRKKIISLEFDTAEEVDLVPQQQSVLSMAALVKDTLLMVYLEDVKDVLYYRKLHEVAEMTKIDLPVGTVTSLFASYKKDFVSFKISSFMLPGRSYVMDINDPQGSLTVYRDDTVDDLNVDDYATEQRFYESVDGTKIPMFIVYKKGSLSASSPVMLYGYGGFGISLTPSFKASYIVFLQNLGGVLAIPNIRGGGEYGQSWHDFGRLTKKQNCFSDFISAAKHLHDNGIGSPATTAIMGASNGGLLVAACANQAPEAFSCVVCQVGVLDMLKFHKFTIGHAWIPEYGNPDKVEDFKVLEKFSPIHNVRTGVKYPAILVVTSDHDDRVVPLHSLKYVATLQHTNPELGGPFLARVEVAAGHGFGKPISKTIEETSDMYAFMAKSIGATWHD; encoded by the coding sequence ATGAAGTCCCTCTACCCTACCGCCCGCCGTGCGGCTGTGACTTACCAGCTGCACGGCTGCACAATCCACGAGCCGTACAACTACCTCGAGGAGCCATCCAATGCCGAGACGAAGGAGTTTGTGCGGCAACAAAACGATGCATTTGAGACCTACATGAAGTCTTCTCACGAGACGCGAACCAAGATAGCGGAGCGCGTGACGGCGATGCTTAACTACGCGCGTACAAGCAACCCCAGCCTGCATGCCAGCAAGTACTACTACCATTACAACACGGGCCTGCAAAACCAAAGCGTCATCATGCAAGCAACATCACTCAGGGACGACAAGCCATCTGTCTTTCTCGACCCAAACACACTCAGCGCCGACGGCACCACTGCGCTCAAGGCCCATGCGTGGAGTGAGAACGAAGAGATGTTTGCCTACAGCCTGAGCGACAAGGGCAGCGACTGGCAGTACATTCACGTGCTCAACGCGAAGACGAGGGAGCGGCTTCCGGACAAGCTGAACTGGTCAAAGTTCTCCGACATCTCGTGGTGGAGGAATGAGGGCTTCTTCTACCAACGCTACCCCGAGCTGAGTGAGGAGGTCGACAAGGGTGCCGAGACAGACTTGTCACAGAATCAGTACGTGTGCTTCCACAAGGTAGGCACTGCACAGTCGGAGGATGTGGTCATTCTGCAGGTTCCCGAACACCCCCAGTGGATCCTGGCGTCCAAGGTAACAGACGACCAGGAGTACCTCGTCATCAGCGCCATGGATGGATGTGAGCCGCACAACCTTATTTGGATTGCGAAACTGCCCGCCTCTTACGGCGACCTGCAGAGGCCGCTGGCGTTCAACAAGGTGGTGAACACGTTCGTCGGCGAGTACCGCTACCTCGGCAACGAGGGCAAGACGTTTTACATGACGAGCACGAAGGAAGCCCCACGTAAAAAAATTATCTCCCTTGAGTTTGACACTGCTGAGGAAGTCGATCTCGTtcctcagcagcagtcggTGCTGAGCATGGCTGCGCTTGTGAAGGACACGCTGCTCATGGTCTACCTTGAGGACGTCAAGGATGTATTGTACTACCGAAAGCTGCACGAGGTAGCGGAGATGACGAAGATAGACCTGCCGGTTGGCACTGTCACCTCCTTATTTGCCAGCTACAAGAAGGACTTCGTCTCTTTCAAAATCTCCTCGTTCATGTTGCCCGGTCGCTCCTATGTGATGGACATCAACGACCCGCAGGGTTCACTGACTGTCTACAGAGACGACACGGTGGACGACCTCAACGTCGACGACTACGCCACTGAGCAGCGCTTTTACGAATCCGTGGATGGCACAAAGATTCCGATGTTTATCGTGTACAAGAAGGGGTCCCTGTCTGCCAGCTCGCCAGTGATGTTGTACGGCTACGGTGGCTTCGGCATTTCGCTGACCCCTAGTTTTAAGGCGTCATACATCGTCTTTCTGCAGAATCTCGGCGGTGTTCTCGCAATTCCGAACatacgcggcggcggcgagtaCGGCCAGTCGTGGCACGACTTCGGGCGCCTCACGAAGAAGCAAAACTGTTTCAGCGATTTCATCAGCGCCGCGAAACACCTCCACGACAATGGCATCGGTTCCCCTGCCACGACGGCCATCATGGGCGCCTCCAATGGtggcctcctcgtcgctgcctGCGCTAACCAGGCCCCTGAGGCGTTCTCGTGCGTCGTGTGCCAAGTCGGCGTCCTGGACATGCTCAAGTTTCACAAATTCACCATCGGTCATGCTTGGATCCCAGAGTACGGCAACCCAGACAAGGTGGAGGACTTTAAAGTGTTGGAGAAGTTTAGCCCCATCCACAATGTACGCACTGGCGTCAAGTACCCGGCGATCCTCGTGGTGACCAGCGACCACGATGATCgtgtggtgccgctgcatTCGCTGAAGTACGTTGCCACGCTGCAGCACACGAACCCGGAGTTGGGTGGTCCCTTCCTGGCGCGTGTGGAGGTGGCTGCAGGTCACGGCTTTGGCAAGCCCATCAGCAAGACCATCGAGGAGACTTCTGACATGTACGCCTTCATGGCGAAGAGCATTGGCGCGACATGGCACGACTGA